A genome region from Aestuariivirga litoralis includes the following:
- a CDS encoding xanthine dehydrogenase family protein molybdopterin-binding subunit, producing MAADNIGPMNPDRVEKQFKVIGTRPRRPDGVDKVTGRARYGADYNMPGQLVGLVLRSPHAHAQIVKIDTSKAEKLAGVKAVITSKDLPDLTDGDRGLLDILENCMARQKALYDGHAVAAVAAIDATTARKALKLIEVTYKQLPHVTDVDEALAKGAPVIHAHIFTEGLPEQPSVASNQNKYSEYGHGDVEAGFAEADVVISRSYKTEQTHQGYIEPHSVTASVSPDGMAEMWVCTQGHFVYRNQCASLLGLDANKLRVTSSEIGGGFGGKTHVWAEPLALALSRKANRPVKLTMTRDEVFRCTGPTSSTSIDVKIGAKKDGTITAAWAELRYQGGAFPSNWAEFGAMTAFACYDLKNVKTVAKDVIVNRPKCAAYRAPSAPAAAFAIESTVEELSEKIGMDPIDFRIKNAAKEGTRSSYGPVYGPIGIGPTLQAAKNHPHMKAPLGKNQGRGMACGFWFNFGGQTCIDLNVTPDGFVTVAQGTIDVGGSRAAIAMAVAEELGVPYESVRSIVADTSSLGHNDMTDGSRGTFSSSMAAVFAARNAITVLRERAAKIWEIPLEEVEWKDGGAHAKGVHHGNRAPLSLKEIAAQASSTGGPVAGHAEISADNAGVSFATHIADIEVDPETGRSLVKRYTVIQDAGKALHPAYVEGQYQGGAAQGIGWALNEEYVYGKDGRLQNAGFLDYRIPVCSDLPFIDTQILEIPNPHHPYGVRGVGETSIVPPLAALAIAMSNATGVRQTHLPMSPPRVLKSLKAHKKG from the coding sequence ATGGCTGCTGACAATATTGGTCCGATGAATCCCGACCGCGTCGAAAAGCAATTCAAGGTGATCGGCACCCGCCCGCGCCGCCCTGATGGTGTGGACAAGGTGACGGGCCGCGCCCGCTATGGTGCGGATTACAACATGCCGGGGCAACTCGTCGGCCTGGTGCTGCGTTCACCGCATGCCCATGCGCAGATCGTGAAGATCGACACGTCAAAGGCCGAGAAGCTGGCGGGTGTAAAAGCCGTCATCACCTCGAAGGATCTGCCCGATCTCACCGATGGCGATCGTGGGCTGCTCGACATTCTGGAAAACTGCATGGCGCGCCAGAAGGCTCTCTATGATGGCCATGCTGTTGCTGCCGTGGCTGCGATTGACGCCACCACCGCGCGCAAAGCGTTGAAGCTGATTGAAGTCACCTACAAGCAATTGCCGCATGTGACCGACGTGGATGAGGCGCTGGCCAAAGGTGCCCCCGTCATTCACGCGCATATTTTCACCGAAGGCCTGCCGGAGCAGCCCAGCGTTGCCAGCAACCAGAACAAATATTCCGAATATGGCCATGGCGATGTGGAAGCGGGTTTTGCTGAAGCCGATGTGGTGATCAGCCGTTCGTATAAAACCGAGCAGACGCATCAGGGTTATATCGAGCCGCATTCAGTGACTGCATCGGTCTCACCCGATGGAATGGCTGAAATGTGGGTCTGCACCCAAGGCCATTTCGTGTACCGCAACCAGTGCGCATCTTTGCTGGGCCTTGATGCCAACAAGCTGCGCGTGACCTCGTCGGAAATCGGTGGCGGCTTCGGCGGCAAGACGCATGTATGGGCTGAACCGCTCGCACTCGCTCTGTCACGCAAGGCCAACCGCCCTGTGAAGTTGACGATGACGCGTGATGAAGTGTTCCGTTGCACCGGGCCAACCTCTTCGACGTCCATCGACGTGAAGATCGGCGCCAAGAAGGACGGCACCATCACTGCGGCCTGGGCCGAGCTGCGCTATCAGGGCGGGGCGTTCCCGTCGAACTGGGCCGAATTCGGCGCGATGACCGCCTTTGCCTGCTACGATTTGAAGAATGTGAAAACGGTGGCCAAGGACGTGATCGTCAACCGCCCGAAATGCGCCGCTTACCGCGCACCTTCAGCCCCGGCTGCGGCCTTCGCGATTGAAAGCACGGTGGAGGAACTTTCTGAAAAGATCGGCATGGACCCGATTGATTTCCGTATCAAGAATGCGGCGAAGGAGGGCACACGCTCGTCTTACGGCCCAGTCTATGGCCCCATCGGCATTGGCCCCACGCTGCAGGCCGCCAAGAATCATCCGCATATGAAGGCGCCTCTGGGCAAGAACCAGGGCCGCGGCATGGCTTGCGGTTTCTGGTTCAATTTCGGCGGCCAGACCTGCATTGATCTCAATGTCACGCCCGATGGTTTTGTGACTGTGGCACAGGGCACGATTGACGTGGGCGGCTCACGTGCCGCCATCGCCATGGCTGTCGCCGAAGAACTGGGCGTGCCTTATGAGTCCGTGCGTTCCATCGTGGCTGATACGTCTTCGCTCGGTCATAATGACATGACCGATGGCAGCCGTGGCACATTCTCCAGCTCGATGGCCGCCGTGTTCGCGGCGCGCAACGCCATCACGGTGCTGCGTGAGCGCGCCGCCAAGATCTGGGAAATTCCGCTTGAAGAAGTGGAATGGAAAGACGGTGGCGCCCATGCCAAGGGCGTGCATCACGGCAACCGCGCGCCTTTGTCGCTGAAGGAAATCGCTGCACAGGCGTCGAGCACCGGCGGGCCTGTCGCCGGCCATGCCGAAATCTCGGCCGATAATGCCGGCGTGTCCTTCGCCACGCATATTGCCGATATCGAGGTTGATCCGGAAACCGGCCGCAGTCTCGTCAAGCGCTACACAGTGATTCAAGACGCTGGCAAGGCGCTGCATCCGGCTTACGTGGAAGGCCAGTATCAGGGCGGTGCCGCGCAGGGCATCGGCTGGGCGCTGAACGAGGAATATGTTTACGGAAAGGATGGCCGCCTGCAGAATGCCGGCTTCCTCGATTACCGCATTCCCGTCTGTTCGGACTTGCCCTTCATTGACACGCAGATTTTGGAAATCCCCAATCCGCATCACCCCTACGGCGTGCGCGGCGTGGGCGAAACCTCGATCGTGCCGCCGCTGGCTGCTTTGGCGATCGCGATGAGCAATGCCACCGGCGTACGCCAGACGCATCTGCCAATGTCGCCACCGCGCGTGCTGAAATCACTGAAGGCCCACAAGAAGGGGTGA
- a CDS encoding (2Fe-2S)-binding protein codes for MGAHVQTTVNGDPVEFTCAEDEVLLDVLRNRLGLTGAKEGCGTGDCGACSVILDGRLVCSCLVLGAEMDGKSVETIEGMADGAKLHPLQQNFIDGAALQCGICTPGILMAAKALLTKNPDPSEEEIRFGLAGNLCRCTGYDKIVRAVQAAAKEMRA; via the coding sequence ATGGGAGCTCATGTTCAAACCACCGTCAATGGTGACCCGGTCGAATTCACCTGCGCTGAAGATGAAGTGCTGCTCGATGTGCTGCGCAACCGCTTGGGGCTCACGGGCGCCAAGGAAGGCTGCGGCACGGGCGATTGCGGCGCGTGCTCGGTGATCCTCGATGGCCGTCTCGTCTGCTCATGCCTGGTGCTAGGTGCGGAGATGGATGGCAAGTCGGTTGAGACCATCGAAGGCATGGCCGATGGGGCGAAGCTGCATCCGCTGCAGCAGAACTTCATTGATGGCGCTGCCCTTCAATGCGGCATCTGCACGCCGGGCATTTTGATGGCGGCCAAGGCGCTGCTGACCAAGAACCCTGATCCATCGGAAGAAGAAATCCGGTTCGGTCTCGCCGGCAATCTCTGCCGCTGCACCGGCTATGACAAGATCGTGCGCGCCGTTCAGGCCGCTGCCAAAGAAATGAGGGCTTGA
- a CDS encoding FAD binding domain-containing protein has product MRYIQPGTAKEAATLLAKEKGKAFVLAGGTDLLVKMKAGMLEPDLIVDIKAIKGIKEIKKSASSFVIGAAVPCAALTENKDLVKAWPGVVEGASLIGSKQVQGRCTMAGNLCNASPAADSVPGLMAAGAKVVITSAKGSRKLAVEDVPAGVGRTNLKKGEFITAIELPKKAARSGDAYLRFIPRTEMDIAVVSCAVNLTLDAKGVITSARVALGAVAITAILVKDAAKAIIGTKLDDEAKAKLAAACSAACKPIDDKRGTVEFRTEVAGVLARRAAEIAFSRAGGK; this is encoded by the coding sequence ATGCGCTATATACAGCCGGGAACAGCGAAAGAGGCGGCCACTTTGCTGGCCAAGGAAAAAGGCAAAGCTTTTGTGCTTGCCGGGGGTACGGACCTGCTGGTGAAGATGAAGGCCGGCATGCTGGAGCCGGATCTGATTGTCGATATCAAGGCGATCAAGGGCATCAAGGAAATCAAGAAATCGGCATCCAGTTTTGTGATCGGTGCTGCTGTGCCTTGCGCCGCACTCACTGAGAACAAGGATCTGGTGAAGGCCTGGCCCGGCGTGGTCGAAGGTGCAAGCCTCATTGGTTCGAAGCAGGTTCAAGGCCGCTGCACGATGGCTGGCAATCTCTGCAATGCCTCGCCCGCCGCAGACAGCGTGCCAGGCCTGATGGCTGCGGGTGCGAAAGTTGTGATCACCAGCGCCAAGGGTTCGCGCAAACTGGCGGTGGAAGATGTGCCCGCTGGCGTGGGCCGCACCAATCTGAAGAAAGGCGAATTCATCACTGCGATTGAATTACCGAAGAAGGCGGCGCGGTCGGGCGATGCCTATCTGCGTTTCATTCCGCGCACCGAAATGGATATTGCCGTTGTGTCTTGTGCGGTGAACCTGACGCTCGATGCCAAGGGTGTGATCACCTCTGCCCGCGTGGCACTGGGTGCGGTGGCAATCACTGCTATCCTGGTGAAAGATGCCGCCAAGGCGATCATCGGCACCAAGCTGGATGACGAAGCCAAGGCCAAGCTTGCTGCGGCCTGTTCCGCAGCCTGCAAACCGATTGATGACAAGCGCGGCACAGTTGAGTTCCGCACCGAAGTGGCAGGCGTGCTGGCGCGCCGCGCTGCTGAAATTGCCTTTAGCCGCGCAGGAGGAAAATAA
- a CDS encoding choline/ethanolamine kinase family protein has translation MSDHMTRLHSLPIWQGALEVEPLSGGVSNHGFKVKDQSSTYVARFGDDYPFHQVSRAREAIASRAAFEAGLSPELVYAAPGVTVLRFIEAKTYAEVDVRANWQPCVDIIKRCHHEMPRRVLGQGAIFWVFQIIRDYGATLIAKNHARAGEVASWLKVVDQLEAEQVPLPIIFGHHDLLPTNFMHDGKRIWLIDWEYGAFGTAMFDLANIAAANSFDDNLEAQMLERYFEGKPDEALARAFSAMKVGAALREATWGMISELFLNAPGVDYVAYAAEYLGRYEAALSNHRSRF, from the coding sequence TTGAGCGACCATATGACACGCCTGCACAGCCTGCCGATTTGGCAAGGCGCACTTGAAGTTGAGCCACTGTCCGGTGGTGTGTCCAACCATGGCTTCAAGGTGAAAGATCAAAGCAGCACTTACGTTGCGCGCTTTGGCGACGACTATCCCTTCCATCAAGTTTCACGCGCCCGCGAAGCCATCGCCTCGCGCGCCGCCTTTGAGGCAGGCCTTTCACCCGAACTGGTTTACGCTGCCCCCGGCGTCACTGTGCTGCGCTTCATCGAGGCTAAAACTTATGCCGAGGTGGATGTGCGGGCGAACTGGCAACCCTGCGTCGATATCATCAAGCGCTGCCATCACGAGATGCCCCGCCGCGTGCTCGGCCAGGGGGCCATCTTCTGGGTGTTCCAGATCATCCGCGACTATGGCGCAACGCTGATTGCAAAAAATCATGCGCGCGCAGGTGAAGTGGCGTCATGGCTGAAAGTGGTGGACCAGTTGGAAGCCGAGCAAGTGCCGTTGCCCATCATCTTCGGGCATCATGACTTGCTCCCCACCAACTTCATGCACGATGGCAAGCGCATCTGGCTGATTGACTGGGAATATGGAGCCTTCGGCACGGCGATGTTTGATCTCGCCAACATCGCAGCCGCCAATTCCTTCGACGACAATCTCGAAGCGCAAATGCTGGAGCGTTATTTTGAGGGGAAGCCGGATGAGGCCCTGGCACGCGCCTTCTCAGCCATGAAAGTGGGGGCGGCTTTGCGTGAAGCCACCTGGGGCATGATCTCGGAACTGTTCCTCAATGCCCCAGGCGTCGACTACGTGGCTTACGCGGCGGAATATCTGGGCCGCTATGAAGCGGCGCTCAGCAACCACCGCAGCCGGTTTTAG
- a CDS encoding lytic murein transglycosylase: MRFLKSMMVAAALVAGAVSAQAAQCGNAAGGFEAWKVAFAPEAKAAGVGPRGLSALAGTHYATKTIYADRNQHSFHLSLGEFMSKRGSGAIVARGRGLKKANAALFASIEATYGVPAGPIIAIWGMETGFGAVTGNQNTISAVASLAYDCRRHDFFTEQAIAALKLVDKGVLSANSVGAMHGEVGQTQFMPKNIFAYGTGGSLSNKETALRSTANFLRGHGWKRGAGYQPGQPNFSAIQGWNAASVYQQALAIMGKQIDGN; this comes from the coding sequence ATGCGGTTTTTGAAATCAATGATGGTTGCGGCAGCTCTGGTGGCGGGTGCTGTATCGGCGCAGGCGGCACAATGCGGCAATGCTGCAGGTGGCTTCGAGGCCTGGAAAGTGGCCTTTGCGCCGGAAGCCAAGGCGGCAGGCGTTGGCCCGCGCGGGCTTTCAGCATTGGCCGGCACGCATTATGCCACCAAGACGATCTATGCGGATCGCAACCAGCACAGCTTTCATCTTTCCCTCGGTGAATTCATGAGCAAGCGCGGCTCCGGTGCCATCGTGGCGCGCGGACGTGGTCTCAAGAAGGCCAATGCCGCCTTGTTTGCTTCAATCGAAGCAACTTATGGCGTGCCCGCTGGCCCGATCATTGCGATCTGGGGCATGGAGACTGGCTTTGGTGCCGTGACCGGCAACCAGAACACTATCTCGGCCGTGGCCTCTTTGGCCTATGATTGCCGCCGTCATGACTTTTTCACCGAGCAGGCAATTGCCGCTTTGAAGCTGGTGGACAAGGGTGTGCTGTCGGCCAATTCCGTGGGTGCGATGCATGGTGAAGTGGGCCAGACGCAATTCATGCCGAAGAACATCTTTGCCTATGGCACCGGTGGTTCGCTGTCCAACAAGGAAACCGCCTTGCGGTCCACCGCCAACTTCCTGCGCGGCCATGGCTGGAAGCGCGGTGCTGGCTATCAGCCGGGCCAGCCGAATTTCTCAGCTATCCAAGGCTGGAATGCGGCTTCGGTCTATCAGCAGGCGCTGGCCATTATGGGTAAGCAGATCGACGGTAACTAA
- a CDS encoding ferredoxin--NADP reductase codes for MTLNSQGLFEEKVLEIQHYTDRLFRFRITRPQSFRFRSGEFVMIGLPINGKNLMRAYSVASPSWDESLEFYSIKVQDGPLTSHLQNIKVGDTILMRQKTTGTLVHDALLPGKRLFMISTGTGVAPFASVMRDPETYEKFETVILAHTCRDAAELKYGFDTVEVSKNDPLVGEQAAKQLFHFASTTREKTAQMGRITTLIENGGLFTTMGIAALNPQEDRLMMCGSMAMIKDMKALLEARGFVEGSLADPGSFVIERAFVG; via the coding sequence ATGACATTGAATTCGCAGGGTCTTTTCGAGGAAAAAGTGCTGGAGATCCAGCACTATACCGACCGGCTGTTCCGTTTCCGCATTACCCGCCCACAAAGCTTCCGTTTCCGCTCCGGCGAGTTCGTGATGATCGGCCTGCCCATCAACGGCAAAAACCTGATGCGCGCCTATTCGGTGGCCAGCCCATCGTGGGATGAAAGCCTGGAATTCTATTCCATCAAGGTTCAGGACGGCCCGCTCACCTCGCATCTGCAGAACATCAAGGTCGGCGACACGATTTTGATGCGCCAGAAAACCACCGGCACCTTGGTGCATGATGCGCTGTTGCCCGGCAAGCGCCTGTTCATGATTTCCACCGGCACCGGTGTGGCGCCCTTCGCCTCGGTGATGCGCGATCCCGAAACATATGAAAAATTCGAAACCGTCATCCTCGCCCATACCTGCCGCGATGCGGCCGAACTGAAATATGGCTTTGACACTGTTGAAGTGAGCAAGAACGATCCGCTGGTGGGCGAGCAGGCCGCGAAGCAGCTCTTTCATTTTGCCTCCACCACGCGCGAGAAAACCGCCCAGATGGGCCGCATCACCACGCTGATCGAGAATGGTGGACTGTTCACAACGATGGGCATCGCCGCGCTCAACCCGCAAGAAGACCGGTTGATGATGTGCGGCTCGATGGCGATGATCAAGGATATGAAGGCGCTGCTGGAAGCCAGGGGCTTCGTCGAAGGCTCACTCGCCGACCCGGGAAGCTTCGTGATCGAACGCGCCTTCGTCGGCTAG
- a CDS encoding sterol desaturase family protein, protein MPLLASERLRDSYSLAKEVFLALFTVRMSPVAFHLDYFAFPPIILGSIIWGAQGLHWYTAMGLFIVGLACWTLAEYVLHRYALHHLPWFSDQHTAHHEAPRAMIASPTVFSFAFFYAFGFVPVWLLFGFYISLGWFAGFLTGYVMFGAVHEMVHHSQNQWAIMRYWKRLHAIHHHGNSDRNFGVITGFWDHVFGTYENKLRRVPLREIDPDEA, encoded by the coding sequence ATGCCATTGCTTGCTTCCGAACGCCTGCGTGACAGTTACAGCCTCGCTAAGGAAGTTTTCCTCGCATTGTTCACCGTGCGCATGTCGCCGGTGGCATTCCATCTCGATTATTTTGCATTTCCGCCGATCATCCTGGGCTCTATCATCTGGGGCGCGCAGGGCCTTCATTGGTACACCGCCATGGGCCTGTTTATCGTCGGACTCGCCTGCTGGACTCTGGCAGAATATGTATTGCACCGTTACGCGCTGCATCATTTGCCCTGGTTCTCCGATCAGCACACCGCGCATCATGAAGCACCGCGGGCGATGATCGCTTCCCCGACGGTTTTCTCATTTGCCTTCTTCTACGCCTTTGGCTTCGTGCCGGTTTGGCTCCTCTTTGGATTTTACATTTCGCTCGGTTGGTTCGCTGGCTTCTTGACGGGCTACGTGATGTTCGGTGCTGTGCATGAAATGGTGCATCACTCGCAAAACCAATGGGCCATCATGCGCTATTGGAAGCGCCTCCACGCCATTCATCATCACGGAAATTCGGACCGAAATTTCGGTGTGATTACAGGCTTTTGGGACCATGTCTTCGGAACTTACGAGAACAAGCTGAGGCGCGTTCCGCTGCGTGAGATTGATCCCGACGAAGCTTAG
- a CDS encoding fumarylacetoacetate hydrolase family protein, with the protein MSHPDLPSSGILAGRVWLPKIGPAVVKLEGDKLVDVTKSFATMRDLCEEKNPAKVLKAAKGKVIGKVADVLANAAEKKRKKNKPWLLSPIDLQAVKAAGVTFAASMLERVIEERTRGDASAAASVRGTINDLVGGDLRAIKPGSDKAAALKAALIKANAWSQYLEVGIGPDAEIFTKAPVLSSVAHNMEVGIHPKSSWNNPEPEIVMVVSSTGKIVGATLGNDVNLRDFEGRSALLLGKAKDNNASASLGPFIRFFDKSFSLDDVRKSELAMKVSGKDGFVMEGHSNMALISRDPQEIVANAINEHHQYPDGLVVYLGTMFAPTDDRGEKGKGFTHHVGDVVEISTPLLGVLRNRVVYTNKAPKWNFGLADFMRNIAKRKLL; encoded by the coding sequence ATGTCCCATCCTGATCTTCCGTCGTCTGGCATCCTTGCAGGCCGCGTGTGGCTGCCCAAGATCGGCCCGGCTGTGGTGAAGCTTGAAGGCGACAAGCTGGTGGATGTGACCAAGAGCTTTGCCACGATGCGCGATCTCTGCGAGGAGAAGAACCCGGCCAAGGTGTTGAAAGCTGCCAAGGGCAAGGTGATCGGGAAGGTCGCCGATGTTCTGGCCAATGCGGCCGAGAAAAAGCGCAAGAAGAACAAGCCGTGGCTTTTGTCTCCGATCGATCTGCAGGCCGTCAAGGCAGCTGGCGTGACCTTTGCCGCCTCGATGCTGGAGCGGGTAATCGAAGAGCGCACGCGCGGCGATGCTTCGGCGGCTGCAAGCGTGCGCGGCACGATCAATGATCTGGTGGGCGGAGACCTGCGCGCCATCAAGCCGGGCTCCGACAAGGCGGCGGCGTTGAAAGCCGCACTCATCAAGGCCAATGCCTGGAGCCAATATCTCGAAGTGGGTATCGGGCCCGATGCGGAGATTTTCACCAAGGCTCCCGTGCTCTCATCGGTCGCGCACAACATGGAAGTGGGCATTCACCCGAAATCATCGTGGAATAATCCCGAGCCTGAAATTGTGATGGTGGTTTCATCCACAGGAAAAATCGTCGGCGCGACTCTGGGCAATGACGTGAACCTGCGTGACTTCGAAGGCCGCTCGGCACTGCTGCTCGGCAAGGCCAAGGACAACAATGCTTCGGCATCGCTGGGGCCGTTCATCCGGTTTTTCGACAAATCCTTCTCGCTGGATGATGTGCGCAAATCCGAACTGGCGATGAAAGTTTCCGGCAAAGACGGTTTCGTGATGGAGGGCCATTCCAACATGGCCCTGATCAGCCGCGACCCGCAGGAGATCGTGGCCAATGCCATCAATGAACATCATCAATATCCGGATGGTCTGGTGGTCTATCTCGGCACGATGTTTGCGCCCACTGATGACCGTGGTGAAAAGGGCAAGGGCTTCACCCATCATGTAGGCGATGTGGTGGAAATATCGACACCGCTTCTGGGTGTTTTGCGCAACCGCGTGGTCTATACCAACAAGGCTCCGAAGTGGAATTTCGGCCTTGCTGATTTCATGCGCAACATAGCGAAGCGCAAGCTGCTCTAA
- a CDS encoding FMN-binding glutamate synthase family protein: MNFLLYGMEKRYLTLTIVTLLAVLCAIGWILNPAWYLEFGALLALAVMAVVVGVHDMIQTRHAILRNYPLIGHMRFLMEMIRPELRQYFFEADTDGRPFPRERRAIVYQRAKGQLDKRPFGTHADIYSAGYEWMLHSIMPAPVVHEPFRVMIGGPTCTQPYNSSIFNISAMSYGALSANAIRALNKGAKMGNFAHDTGEGSVSPYHREGGGDLIWEIGSGYFGCRNADGSFSPENFAKTAADPQIRMIEIKLSQGAKPGHGGVLPGPKVTAEIAEIRGVAQGVDCVSPASHSAFSTPMGLIQFVEQLRKLSHGKPVGFKLCIGHRTEFLAIIKAMLESKITPDFIVVDGKEGGTGAAPAEFMDNLGMPMRDGLAFVHAALVGAGLRDRVKIGCAGKIITGFDMARAFALGADWCNAARGFMFAVGCIQAQACHTGHCPTGVATQDKMRQRAIVVGDKATRVANFQRETINSLAELLAAAGLTSPRDLKPHHILRRGGAGKVVSLANQFVAVHDGDLLNGKVPEPWKRPWATARAEAF, encoded by the coding sequence ATGAACTTTCTGCTTTATGGGATGGAGAAACGTTATCTCACCCTCACCATCGTGACGCTGCTTGCCGTGCTCTGTGCAATAGGCTGGATTCTCAATCCGGCCTGGTATCTGGAATTCGGCGCACTGCTCGCTCTGGCGGTTATGGCCGTGGTGGTCGGCGTGCATGACATGATCCAGACGCGCCATGCCATCCTGCGCAACTACCCGCTGATCGGTCATATGCGCTTCCTGATGGAAATGATCCGGCCGGAGCTGCGCCAGTATTTTTTCGAGGCTGATACCGATGGCCGCCCGTTTCCGCGTGAGCGCCGCGCCATCGTCTATCAACGTGCGAAGGGCCAGCTCGACAAGCGCCCCTTCGGCACCCATGCCGACATCTATTCCGCCGGCTATGAATGGATGTTGCATTCCATCATGCCCGCACCCGTGGTGCATGAGCCTTTCCGTGTGATGATCGGCGGGCCAACCTGCACACAGCCTTACAATTCCTCGATCTTCAACATCTCGGCCATGAGCTATGGCGCACTTTCCGCCAACGCCATCCGCGCGCTGAACAAAGGCGCCAAGATGGGCAACTTCGCGCATGATACCGGTGAAGGTTCGGTCAGCCCCTATCACCGCGAAGGTGGCGGCGACCTGATCTGGGAAATCGGTTCAGGCTATTTCGGCTGCCGCAATGCCGATGGTTCTTTCTCGCCCGAGAATTTTGCCAAGACCGCCGCCGATCCGCAGATCAGGATGATCGAGATCAAACTGAGCCAGGGTGCCAAGCCAGGCCATGGCGGTGTGCTGCCCGGCCCCAAGGTGACCGCCGAAATTGCAGAAATCCGCGGCGTGGCGCAGGGTGTTGATTGCGTCTCACCCGCCAGCCACAGCGCTTTCTCCACCCCCATGGGCCTCATCCAGTTCGTCGAGCAGTTGCGCAAGCTGTCCCACGGCAAGCCGGTGGGCTTCAAGCTTTGCATCGGCCACCGCACGGAATTTCTTGCGATCATCAAGGCCATGCTTGAATCAAAGATCACGCCGGATTTCATCGTGGTGGATGGCAAGGAAGGCGGCACCGGTGCGGCCCCTGCCGAGTTCATGGACAATCTCGGCATGCCCATGCGCGACGGCCTGGCTTTCGTGCATGCCGCACTGGTCGGTGCAGGTCTGCGCGACCGTGTGAAGATCGGTTGTGCCGGCAAGATCATCACCGGCTTCGATATGGCGCGTGCCTTTGCCCTCGGTGCTGATTGGTGCAACGCTGCGCGCGGTTTCATGTTCGCCGTGGGCTGCATCCAGGCGCAAGCCTGCCACACCGGCCATTGCCCGACCGGAGTTGCCACCCAAGACAAGATGCGCCAGCGCGCCATCGTGGTCGGCGACAAGGCCACACGCGTGGCCAATTTCCAGCGCGAGACAATCAATTCGCTGGCCGAGCTTCTGGCCGCGGCTGGTCTCACTTCTCCCAGGGATCTGAAGCCACATCACATCCTGCGGCGCGGCGGTGCTGGTAAAGTCGTCTCGCTGGCCAATCAGTTTGTGGCCGTGCACGATGGCGACCTGCTGAACGGAAAAGTGCCCGAGCCGTGGAAACGCCCCTGGGCCACGGCAAGGGCAGAGGCGTTTTAA
- a CDS encoding LysR substrate-binding domain-containing protein, with the protein MPLTLPPLNALRAFECAARHGSYVAAAKALHISAAAVSQHVRNLEGFLGKQLFTRHNNRVVLTDAGEEIFKTVHQALEQIAVSTARAMGRRVRSRLLISVLPSLGEFWLIPRLQAFSEIYPDFRFELREENDPVNFARDDIDLRMAYGANYYPELTAHFLLQDEVVPMCAPAYLERIQCKPEDWLQAIPDEDFIHIDWGPEFGSRPSWTDWLLRFGAGRSVQSVGHVVSHSGLAHELAERGIGVILGQRLTAIEALSQGRLIVLSDRGLPLGRRHALVHPKAKADKPMLQELVRFLGGGPA; encoded by the coding sequence ATGCCCCTCACCCTTCCTCCCCTTAACGCCCTTCGGGCTTTCGAATGTGCGGCCCGCCACGGCAGCTATGTGGCAGCCGCCAAGGCGTTGCATATCAGTGCTGCTGCCGTCAGCCAGCATGTGCGCAATCTTGAAGGATTTCTGGGCAAGCAATTGTTCACCCGGCACAACAACCGCGTGGTGTTGACAGATGCGGGAGAAGAGATTTTCAAAACCGTGCATCAGGCGCTGGAACAAATCGCTGTATCGACAGCGCGGGCCATGGGCAGGCGGGTGCGCTCGCGGCTGCTGATCAGCGTATTGCCGTCGTTGGGGGAATTCTGGTTGATCCCGCGGCTTCAGGCCTTCTCTGAAATCTATCCGGATTTCCGGTTTGAACTGCGCGAGGAAAATGACCCCGTTAATTTTGCGCGTGACGACATTGACCTGCGCATGGCTTACGGCGCGAATTATTATCCCGAATTGACGGCTCACTTTCTGCTGCAGGATGAAGTGGTGCCGATGTGCGCGCCGGCCTATCTGGAACGCATCCAGTGCAAGCCTGAAGACTGGCTGCAAGCCATCCCCGATGAGGACTTCATCCACATCGATTGGGGCCCGGAATTCGGGTCGCGACCTTCATGGACTGATTGGCTCTTGCGCTTTGGCGCGGGCCGCAGTGTGCAATCTGTCGGCCATGTGGTCAGCCATTCCGGCCTGGCGCACGAATTGGCGGAGCGCGGGATTGGTGTGATCCTCGGGCAAAGGCTGACGGCCATCGAGGCGCTCAGCCAAGGGCGGCTCATCGTTCTTTCAGATCGTGGCTTGCCGCTCGGGCGCCGGCACGCCTTGGTGCATCCCAAGGCCAAAGCTGACAAACCGATGCTGCAGGAGCTTGTGCGTTTCCTGGGCGGCGGCCCGGCCTGA